In Devosia litorisediminis, one genomic interval encodes:
- a CDS encoding response regulator codes for MPKTVMIVEDNELNMKLFNDLLESRGYAVIQTRNGMEALDLARAHHPDLILMDIQLPEVSGLVVTKWLKDDDELAHIPVIAVTAFAMKGDEERILQGGCEGYISKPISVPHFLETIARYIGPA; via the coding sequence ATGCCCAAGACAGTGATGATCGTTGAAGACAATGAGCTCAATATGAAACTCTTCAATGATCTGCTTGAATCGCGTGGATATGCCGTCATCCAGACCCGCAATGGTATGGAAGCGCTCGATCTTGCGCGTGCGCACCACCCTGATTTGATCCTGATGGACATCCAGTTACCCGAAGTTTCGGGGCTGGTGGTGACCAAATGGCTCAAGGATGATGATGAGCTGGCTCACATTCCCGTCATCGCCGTGACTGCATTTGCCATGAAGGGCGATGAAGAGCGGATTTTGCAGGGTGGTTGTGAGGGATACATCAGCAAGCCGATCTCCGTGCCTCACTTTCTGGAAACTATTGCCCGCTACATTGGCCCGGCCTGA
- the rpmG gene encoding 50S ribosomal protein L33, translating into MAKAASVKIKLVSTADTGFFYVTKKNARTQTEKLSYNKYDPVVRKHVEFKEAKIK; encoded by the coding sequence ATGGCCAAAGCTGCTTCCGTCAAGATCAAGCTCGTGTCGACAGCTGATACTGGCTTCTTCTACGTCACCAAAAAGAACGCCCGCACGCAGACCGAGAAGCTGTCGTACAACAAGTACGACCCCGTAGTGCGCAAGCACGTCGAGTTCAAGGAAGCCAAGATCAAGTAA
- a CDS encoding PleD family two-component system response regulator: MTARVLIVDDIPTNVRLLEARLSAEYYDVVTASSGREALAICDQQDIDIVLLDVMMPEMDGFEVCQQLKGNPKTQHLPVLMITALDQASDRVRGLEVGADDFLTKPVDDVQLMARVKSLVRLKSLTDELRARAMTGQQIAIEDALRAMDKINTTGGAILVIDTDERHAERIKSYLTPEHDVDILTNPADAVFQVTGAQYELALVSMSLSDFDPLRVCSQMRTLEHTRNLPIILIADDADKPKVVRALDLGVNDFISRPVERNELAARVRTQIRRQRYALELRQSVNNTMALAVTDDMTGLYNRRYFDRHLGVMLGKAQELKRDMALMILDIDHFKSVNDSHGHDIGDAVLKEFSVRLKRNIRGVDLACRFGGEEFVVLMPDIDIRQAEAVAERVRQSISDRGFEVGSARPLSVTVSAGVALNESAADTPESLIKRADVALYRAKREGRNRVVFDAA, from the coding sequence GTGACCGCACGCGTTCTGATCGTTGACGACATCCCAACCAATGTCCGCCTTCTTGAGGCGCGACTGAGTGCTGAATATTATGATGTCGTGACGGCGTCGTCGGGCCGTGAGGCCCTGGCGATCTGCGATCAACAGGACATTGATATCGTTCTGCTCGACGTGATGATGCCCGAAATGGACGGCTTTGAGGTCTGCCAGCAGCTCAAGGGCAATCCCAAGACCCAACACCTTCCCGTTCTGATGATCACTGCGCTCGACCAGGCTTCAGACCGGGTGCGTGGGCTTGAGGTGGGTGCCGACGATTTTCTCACCAAGCCTGTCGATGATGTGCAGCTGATGGCGCGCGTCAAAAGCCTGGTGCGGCTGAAGAGCCTCACAGACGAATTGCGGGCCCGGGCGATGACCGGCCAGCAGATTGCCATCGAAGACGCATTGCGCGCGATGGACAAGATCAACACGACCGGCGGCGCCATTCTGGTAATCGATACCGATGAGCGGCACGCGGAGCGCATCAAGAGTTATCTCACGCCTGAACACGACGTGGATATCCTGACTAACCCTGCCGATGCAGTGTTCCAGGTCACGGGTGCGCAATATGAATTGGCGCTGGTGTCGATGTCGCTGAGCGATTTTGATCCGCTGCGGGTGTGCTCGCAGATGCGCACGCTCGAGCATACGCGCAATCTGCCGATCATTCTGATCGCCGATGATGCGGACAAGCCCAAAGTGGTGCGGGCGTTGGATCTGGGCGTCAATGATTTCATCTCGCGGCCCGTCGAGCGCAACGAGCTTGCCGCCCGGGTGCGTACGCAAATCCGGCGTCAGCGCTATGCGCTCGAGCTGCGCCAGAGCGTCAATAACACCATGGCGCTGGCCGTTACCGACGACATGACCGGGCTCTATAATCGCCGCTATTTTGATCGCCATCTGGGTGTGATGCTGGGCAAGGCGCAGGAGCTCAAGCGCGATATGGCGCTGATGATTCTGGACATTGACCACTTCAAATCGGTCAATGACAGCCATGGCCACGACATTGGCGATGCAGTGCTCAAGGAGTTCTCTGTTCGCTTGAAGAGAAACATCCGTGGCGTTGATCTTGCTTGCAGATTCGGCGGCGAGGAATTTGTTGTGCTGATGCCCGATATCGATATCCGCCAGGCGGAAGCCGTGGCGGAGCGGGTACGGCAGTCGATTTCTGACCGTGGTTTCGAAGTGGGTTCGGCGCGGCCGCTATCGGTGACGGTGTCGGCCGGGGTCGCGCTCAATGAGAGCGCTGCGGATACCCCTGAGTCGCTGATCAAGCGGGCCGATGTGGCGCTGTATCGCGCCAAGCGTGAAGGTCGCAATCGGGTGGTGTTCGACGCCGCCTAG